One Elephas maximus indicus isolate mEleMax1 chromosome X, mEleMax1 primary haplotype, whole genome shotgun sequence DNA segment encodes these proteins:
- the HCFC1 gene encoding host cell factor 1 isoform X4, with protein MASAVSPANLPAVLLQPRWKRVVGWSGPVPRPRHGHRAVAIKELIVVFGGGNEGIVDELHVYNTATNQWFIPAVRGDIPPGCAAYGFVCDGTRLLVFGGMVEYGKYSNDLYELQASRWEWKRLKAKTPKNGPPPCPRLGHSFSLVGNKCYLFGGLANDSEDPKNNIPRYLNDLYILELRPGSGVVAWDIPITYGVLPPPRESHTAVVYTEKDNKKSKLVIYGGMSGCRLGDLWTLDIETLTWNKPSLSGVAPLPRSLHSATTIGNKMYVFGGWVPLVMDDVKVATHEKEWKCTNTLACLNLDTMAWETILMDTLEDNIPRARAGHCAVAINTRLYIWSGRDGYRKAWNNQVCCKDLWYLETEKPPPPSRVQLVRANTTSLEVSWGAVATADSYLLQLQKYDIPATAATATSPTPNPVPSVPANPPKSPAPAAAAPAVQPLTQVGITLLPQAAAAPPTTTTIQVLPTVPGSSISVPTAARTQGTLLLLRRGESSALPMAKLSSEGAKKNHPESTADRWQGVPAVLKVTGPQATTGTPLVTMRPASQAGKAPVTVTSLPAGVRMVVPTQSAQGTVIGSNPQMSGMAALAAAAAATQKIPPSSAPTVLSVPAGTTIVKTVAVTPGTTTLPATVKVASSPVMVSNPATRMLKTAAAQVGTSVSSAANTSTRPIITVHKSGTVTVAQQAQVVTTVVGGVTKTITLVKSPISVPGGSALISNLGKVMSVVQTKPVQTSAVTGQASTGPVTQIIQTKGPLPAGTILKLVTSADGKPTTIITTTQASGAGTKPTILGISSVSPSTTKPGTTTIIKTIPMSAIITQAGATGVTSSPGIKSPITIITTKVMTSGTGAPAKIITAVPKIATGHGQQGVTQVVLKGAPGQPGTILRTVPMGGVRLVTPVTVSAVKPAVTTLVVKGTTGVTTLGTVTGTVSTSLAGAGGHSTSASLATPITTLGTIATLSSQVINPTAITVSAAQTTLTAAGGLTTPTITMQPVSQPTQVTLITAPSGVEAQPVHDLPVSILASPTTEQPTATVTIADSGQGDVQPGTVTLVCSNPPCETHETGTTNTATTTVVANLGGHAQHPQVQFVCDRQEAAASLVTSTVGQQNGSVVRVCSNPPCETHETGTTNTATVVSANLSAPLRGAGPTVCSNPPCETHETGTTSTATTATSIMAGQPGCSNPPCETHETGTTSTATTAMASIGSRQPAAASQQRDGRPTYAASTLATGQVSVGAGPAQGSQSSVKPLCQTRQTSSTHTTMTLMATGMPCSAPLLAPSLVLEAGCSSTSFAQLAPPSGRVGPGGTSSKDGLIADLGQLVPVGRQLETHHTHTTNTPTTVRSTMGTGEAGEARGILKPVCESHQTSSTGTTVTVTALEALLGPSTPVTQVCSNPPCETHETGTTNTATTSNAGGVQRACANPPCETHETGTTHTATTATSSGGSGQPEGGQQQAPASCPCETHQTTSTGTTMTVSVGALLPDDGATHRTLEAVLDPVAAPTPVVPQVSPVLLAPFPTQRVCSNPPCETHETGTTHTATTVTSNMSSNQDPPPAVSDQGEVESTQGDSGNIASSSAVTTTVSSTLTRAVTTVTQSTPVPGPSVPPPEDLQVSPGPRQQLPPRQLLQPASTPLLGEPADTLAATQAPDLQAAVDLSSTGDPSSGQEPASSAVVATVVVQPPPPTQSEVDQLALPQELMAEAQAGTTTLMVTGLTPEELAVTAAAEAAAQAAATEEAQALAIQAVLQAAQQAVMAGTGEPMDTSDAAATVTQAELGHLSAEGQEGQPTTIPIVLTQQELAALVQQQQLQEAQAQHHLPTEALAPADSLNDPTIESNCLNELTAAVPSTVALLPSTATESLAPSNTFVAPQPVVVASPAKLQAAATLTEVANGIETIGVKPDLPPPPSKTPVKKENQWFDVGVIKGTNVMVTHYFLPPDDAVTSDDDSSTVPDYNQLKKQELQPGTAYKFRVAGVNACGRGPFSEISAFKTCLPGFPGAPCAIKISKSPDGAHLTWEPPSVTSGKIIEYSVYLAIQSTQASGEPKSAAPAQLAFMRVYCGPSPSCLVQSSSLSNAHIDYTTKPAIIFRIAARNEKGYGPATQVRWLQETSKDSSGTKPASKRPMSSPEMKSAPKKSKADGQ; from the exons ATGGCTTCGGCCGTGTCGCCCGCCAACTTGCCAGCGGTGCTCTTGCAGCCCCGCTGGAAGCGAGTGGTGGGCTGGTCGGGTCCAGTGCCCCGGCCCCGCCACGGCCATCGCGCTGTGGCCATCAAGGAGCTCATCGTGGTGTTTGGCGGTGGCAACGAGGGGATAGTGGACGAACTGCACGTGTACAACACGG CGACCAACCAGTGGTTCATCCCGGCAGTGAGAGGGGACATTCCCCCTGGGTGTGCAGCCTATGGCTTTGTGTGTGACGGGACGCGCTTACTGGTGTTTGGTGGAATGGTGGAGTATGGAAAATACAGCAACGATCTCTATGAGCTCCAG GCCAGTCGGTGGGAGTGGAAGAGGCTCAAAGCAAAGACACCCAAAAATGGGCCCCCTCCATGTCCTCGGCTTGGCCACAGCTTCTCTCTCGTGGGCAACAAATGCTACCTGTTTGGGGGTCTGGCCAATGACAGTGAGGACCCTAAGAACAACATTCCAAG GTACTTGAACGACTTATACATCCTGGAATTGCGACCAGGCTCTGGAGTGGTAGCCTGGGACATCCCTATCACTTATGGGGTCCTGCCCCCACCCCGAGAGTCACATACTGCTGTGGTCTACACTGAGAAAGACAACAAGAAATCCAAGCTGGTGATCTACGGAGGGATGAGTGGCTGCAGGCTGGGGGACCTTTGGACCCTCGATATTG AGACGCTGACGTGGAACAAGCCTAGCCTCAGTGGGGTGGCGCCGCTGCCCCGGAGCCTTCACTCGGCTACGACCATAGGAAACAA AATGTACGTGTTTGGTGGCTGGGTGCCTCTCGTCATGGATGATGTCAAAGTGGCCACACACGAGAAGGAGTGGAAGTGCACCAACACGCTGGCTTGTCTCAACCTGG ACACCATGGCCTGGGAGACCATCCTGATGGACACGCTGGAGGACAATATTCCCCGGGCTCGAGCTGGGCACTGTGCTGTAGCGATCAACACTCGTCTGTACATCTGGAGTGGGCGGGACGGCTACCGGAAAGCCTGGAACAACCAGGTGTGCTGCAAAGACCTCTGGTACTTGGAAACAG AAAAGCCACCGCCCCCGTCCCGGGTACAGCTGGTGCGTGCCAACACCACCTCCCTGGAGGTGAGCTGGGGGGCAGTGGCCACAGCCGACAGTTACCTTCTGCAGCTCCAGAAATATGACATTCCTGCCACCGCTGCAACTGCCACCTCTCCCACCCCAAATCCGGTCCCATCTGTGCCTGCCAACCCTCCTAAGAGTCCTGCCCCCGCGGCAGCAGCCCCTGCCGTGCAGCCACTGACCCAGGTGGGCATCACGCTCCTGCCCCAGGCTGCCGCCGCAcccccaaccaccaccaccatccaggTCTTGCCAACAGTGCCTGGCAGCTCCATCTCCGTGCCCACTGCAGCTAGGACTCAAG GGACCCTCTTGTTACTCAGGAGAGGGGAGAGCTCAGCCCTGCCCATGGCAAAGCTGTCCTCTGAGGGCGCCAAGAAGAACCATCCAGAAAGCACAGCAGACAGATGGCAAG GTGTCCCTGCTGTTCTCAAAGTAACCGGGCCTCAGGCCACCACAGGAACCCCACTGGTCACTATGCGACCTGCCAGCCAGGCTGGGAAAGCTCCCGTCACTGTGACCTCCCTGCCCGCGGGCGTGCGAATGGTTGTGCCCACACAGAGCGCCCAGGGGACG GTGATTGGCAGCAACCCGCAGATGAGTGGAATGGCTGCATTGGCGGCGGCAGCAGCCGCCACCCAGAAGATCCCTCCATCCTCGGCGCCCACGGTGCTGAGTGTTCCGGCAGGTACCACCATTGTCAAAACTGTGGCCGTGACCCCTGGCACCACCACCCTCCCGGCCACAGTGAAAGTGGCCTCCTCGCCCGTCATG GTGAGCAACCCTGCCACCCGCATGCTGAAGACTGCTGCCGCACAGGTGGGGACGTCTGTGTCCTCAGCCGCTAACACATCCACCCGCCCCATCATCACTGTGCACAAGTCCGGGACTGTGACAGTGGCCCAGCAAGCCCAAGTGGTGACCACAGTGGTGGGTGGCGTCACCAAGACCATCACCCTGGTGAAAAGCCCCATCTCAGTCCCAGGAGGCAGTGCTCTG ATTTCCAACCTTGGCAAAGTGATGTCAGTGGTCCAGACCAAACCCGTTCAGACCTCCGCAGTCACAGGCCAGGCCTCTACGGGCCCGGTGACACAGATCATCCAG ACCAAAGGCCCCCTGCCAGCCGGGACCATCCTGAAGCTGGTGACCTCAGCCGATGGCAAGCCCACCACCATCATTACGACCACGCAGGCCAGTGGGGCGGGAACCAAGCCGACCATCCTGGGCATCAGCAGTGTCTCTCCCAGTACCACCAAGCCTGGCACCACTACTATCATTAAGACCATCCCCATGTCGGCCATCATCACCCAGGCGGGTGCGACAG GTGTGACCAGCAGTCCCGGCATCAAGTcccccatcaccatcatcaccaccaaagTTATGACTTCGGGGACTGGTGCCCCTGCCAAGATCATCACTGCTGTCCCCAAGATTGCCACTGGCCACGGGCAGCAAGGAGTGACCCAG GTGGTGCTGAAGGGGGCCCCCGGACAACCAGGCACCATCCTCCGCACTGTGCCCATGGGTGGCGTTCGCTTGGTCACCCCAGTGACCGTCTCCGCCGTCAAGCCAGCTGTCACCACGTTGGTTGTGAAGGGCACCACAG GTGTCACCACCCTTGGCACAGTGACCGGCACTGTCTCTACCAGCCTTGCCGGTGCTGGTGGCCATAGCACTAGCGCCTCGCTGGCCACGCCTATCACCACTTTGGGGACCATCGCCACCCTCTCCAGCCAGGTGATCAACCCCACAGCCATCACTGTCTCAGCTGCTCAGACCACGCTGACGGCCGCCGGTGGGCTCACCACCCCCACCATCACCATGCAG CCTGTCTCACAGCCTACGCAGGTGACTCTGATCACGGCGCCCAGCGGGGTTgaggcccagccagtgcatgaTCTGCCTGTGTCCATTCTGGCCTCACCGACAACAGAGCAGCCCACGGCCACCGTTACAATTGCCGACTCAGGCCAGGGTGACGTGCAGCCTGGCACTGTGACACTGGTGTGCTCCAACCCACCCTGCGAGACCCATGAGACGGGCACCACCAACACGGCCACCACCACGGTGGTGGCCAATCTCGGGGGGCACGCCCAGCACCCCCAGGTCCAGTTCGTCTGCGACAGGCAGGAGGCAGCTGCCTCACTTGTGACCTCCACAGTCGGGCAGCAGAATGGCAGTGTGGTCCGCGTCTGCTCCAACCCACCCTGTGAGACCCATGAGACAGGTACCACTAACACAGCCACTGTGGTCAGTGCCAATCTCTCAGCCCCCCTGCGAGGTGCAGGGCCCACTGTCTGCTCAAACCCACCTTGTGAGACCCACGAGACGGGCACTACCAGCACGGCCACCACCGCCACCTCCATCATGGCTGGGCAACCTGGGTGCTCTAACCCCCCATGCGAGACCCACGAGACGGGCACCACCAGCACTGCCACCACCGCCATGGCCAGTATCGGCTCTAGACAGCCGGCAGCTGCCAGCCAGCAGCGAGACGGCCGCCCCACCTATGCTGCCAGCACCCTTGCCACGGGTCAGGTCAGTGTGGGCGCTGGGCCGGCTCAGGGATCCCAGAGCTCGGTCAAACCCCTGTGCCAAACCCGCCAGACCAGCTCAACCCACACCACCATGACTTTGATGGCCACGGGGATGCCATGCTCGGCCCCACTCCTGGCACCCAGCCTGGTGCTGGAGGCAGGCTGTAGCAGCACTAGCTTTGCCCAGCTGGCCCCTCCCAGTGGCAGAGTCGGGCCCGGTGGCACCAGCAGCAAGGACGGCCTCATAGCAGACCTGGGCCAGCTGGTGCCTGTGGGGCGACAGCTGGAGACACATCACACCCACACCACCAACACCCCCACCACAGTCCGCTCCACCATGGGCACCGGGGAGGCTGGTGAGGCCCGGGGCATCCTCAAGCCTGTGTGTGAGAGCCATCAGACCAGCTCAACCGGCACCACCGTGACTGTGACAGCCCTGGAGGCACTGCTGGGCCCTTCGACCCCTGTGACCCAGGTCTGCTCCAACCCACCCTGCGAGACCCACGAGACTGGGACTACCAACACGGCCACCACCTCAAATGCAGGTGGTGTCCAGCGGGCATGCGCCAATCCTCCCTGTGAGACCCACGAGACAGGTAccacacacacagccaccactGCCACCTCCAGTGGTGGCTCGGGGCAGCCTGAGGGCGGGCAGCAGCAGGCCCCCGCCAGCTGCCCCTGTGAGACACACCAGACCACCTCCACCGGCACCACCATGACCGTCAGTGTTGGCGCCTTGCTCCCTGATGATGGCGCCACCCACCGGACCCTGGAGGCCGTCTTGGATCCGGTGGCGGCTCCGACCCCAGTGGTCCCCCAGGTCAGCCCCGTACTACTGGCTCCTTTCCCAACTCAGCGGGTCTGCTCCAACCCGCCCTGCGAGACCCACGAGACAGGCACCACGCACACGGCCACTACTGTCACTTCCAACATGAGCTCAAACCAGG ACCCCCCACCAGCTGTCAGCGATCAGGGTGAGGTAGAGAGCACCCAGGGCGACAGTGGGAACATCGCCAGCTCCAGTGCTGTCACGACAACTGTGTCCTCCACGCTGACACGAGCGGTGACCACCGTGACACAGTCCACGCCCGTTCCAGGCCCCTCTGTGCCG CCCCCAGAGGACCTCCAGGTCTCACCCGGGCCTCGCCAGCAGCTCCCCCCACGGCAGCTCCTGCAACCAGCCTCCACACCCCTGCTGGGGGAGCCCGCTGACACCCTGGCGGCCACCCAGGCCCCTGACCTCCAGGCAGCCGTGGACTTGAGCAGTACAGGGGACCCATCTTCGGGCCAGGAGCCTGCCAGCTCCGCGGTGGTGGCCACCGTGGTGGTCCAGCCACCCCCGCCCACACAGTCTGAGGTAGACCAGTTGGCGCTCCCCCAAGAGCTGATGGCCGAGGCCCAGGCGGGCACCACCACCCTCATGGTGACAGGGCTCACCCCTGAGGAGCTAGCAGTGACCGCTGCAGCTGAAGCAGCTGCCCAGGCTGCGGCCACAGAGGAAGCCCAGGCCCTGGCCATCCAGGCAGTGCTCCAGGCTGCCCAGCAAGCCGTCATGG CAGGCACCGGGGAGCCAATGGACACGTCCGACGCGGCGGCCACCGTGAcccaggcagagctggggcaCTTGTCAGCCGAGGGCCAGGAGGGCCAGCCCACCACCATCCCCATTGTGCTGACTCAGCAGGAGCTGGCTGCCCtggtgcagcagcagcagctgcaggAGGCCCAGGCACAGCACCACCTGCCCACTGAGGCTCTGGCCCCTGCTGACAGCCTCAATGACCCCACCATCGAGAGCAACTGCCTCAATGAGCTGACTGCCGCCGTCCCCAGCACCGTGGCCCTGCTTCCCTCAACAGCCACTGAGA GTTTGGCCCCATCTAACACGTTTGTGGCGCCCCAGCCAGTTGTGGTAGCCAGCCCAGCAAAGCTGCAGGCAGCGGCCACCCTGACTGAAGTAGCCAACGGCATAGAGACGATTGGGGTG AAGCCTGACCTACCACCCCCACCCAGCAAAACACCTGTGAAGAAGGAGAACCAGTGGTTTGACGTGGGTGTTATTAAGGGCACCAATGTAATGGTGACACACTATTTCCTGCCACCAGACGATGCTGTCACCTCTGAC GACGACTCGAGCACTGTCCCGGACTATAACCAGTTGAAGAAGCAGGAGCTGCAGCCAGGCACGGCCTACAAGTTCCGGGTGGCCGGGGTCAATGCCTGCGGCCGGGGGCCCTTCAGTGAGATCTCGGCCTTCAAGACCTGTCTGCCCGGCTTTCCGGGGGCCCCTTGTGCCATTAAGATCAGCAAA AGTCCAGATGGTGCTCACCTCACTTGGGAGCCACCCTCTGTGACCTCCGGCAAGATCATTGAGTACTCGGTGTACCTGGCCATCCAGAGCACGCAAGCCAGTGGCGAGCCCAAGAGCGCGGCCCCGGCCCAACTGGCCTTCATGCGGGTCTACTGTGGGCCCAGCCCCTCCTGCCTGGTGCAGTCCTCTAGCCTCTCCAACGCCCACATTGACTACACCACCAAGCCCGCCATTATCTTCCGCATTG